A single region of the Lycium barbarum isolate Lr01 chromosome 2, ASM1917538v2, whole genome shotgun sequence genome encodes:
- the LOC132626234 gene encoding uncharacterized protein LOC132626234 — protein sequence MTMINPSQNLSKQNLQSSVYVYGFGDYKSYSLMNEFAQGGYERYSKLQDCLGSDLALIGVPHQNSSMAEDESRTGSINETGSSSKDNIHDTNNNNNIREKAKDKVEEEEDEEKGWLQLSIGGHTYMPTDNKPEGNPRRSGGLVELDLLPADGMIGTSSEQGTSTNVCTVANFPAVHTFPHHHNIHEFRAPPPPRTQQLMTTPSTTSSLFLQHPGGGTSSTMFQQQYQQEIINWGFRPMQPIQHNFNLSLVSAGSHFGSGLGIPAASSHFGPGLGVPGPSSIDFRVIHPPRRPHSGLWFSLQPSSNQTKEPFLPQISKSYLRIKDGRMTIRLVLKYLVNKLQLENESEIEITCRGQQLQPFLTLQHVRDHIWSTNAADNILTLLPSETSNHVMVLHYGRSAAQN from the exons ATGACCATGATTAATCCTTCTCAAAACCTTTCTAAACAGAATCTTCAAAGCAGTGTTTATGTTTATGGTTTTGGTGATTACAAGAGTTATAGTCTTATGAACGAATTCGCGCAAGGGGGATATGAACGTTATAGCAAATTACAAGATTGTTTAGGATCTGATCTAGCACTGATTGGAGTACCTCATCAAAATTCTTCAATGGCTGAAGATGAGTCTAGAACCGGAAGTATTAATGAAACCGGCTCGAGTTCCAAGGATAACATTCATgatactaacaacaacaacaacattcgaGAAAAGGCTAAAGATAAGGTCGAGGAGGAGGAGGATGAGGAAAAAGGATGGCTTCAGTTGAGTATTGGTGGGCATACATATATGCCCACCGATAACAAGCCAGAAGGAAATCCAAGAAGATCAGGCGGATTAGTGGAACTTGATCTATTACCAGCAGATGGCATGATTGGTACTAGTTCTGAACAAGGAACTAGTACTAATGTATGTACTGTTGCTAATTTTCCAGCAGTACATACATTTCCTCATCATCATAATATACATGAATTTCGAGCACCACCACCACCTCGAACACAACAGCTTATGACTACTCCTAGTACGACCTCGTCTTTGTTTTTGCAACATCCTGGGGGAGGAACTAGTTCAACAATGTTCCAACAACAATATCAGCAAGAGATTATTAACTGGGGTTTTAGACCTATGCAGCCAATCCAACATAATTTCAATCTGTCTCTAGTGTCAGCAGGCTCACATTTTGGTTCTGGACTAGGAATTCCAGCAGCAAGCTCACATTTCGGTCCTGGACTAGGAGTTCCAGGACCAAGTTCTATAGATTTCAGGGTCATTCATCCTCCTCGAAGACCACATTCCGGGTTATGGTTTTCACTACAACCATCCTCAAACCA AACAAAAGAACCCTTTTTGCCGCAGATATCCAAGAGCTACCTTAGAATCAA AGATGGGAGGATGACAATACGATTAGTCTTGAAGTATTTGGTCAATAAGCTCCAATTGGAAAATGAATCAGAG ATAGAGATAACATGTAGAGGCCAACAGCTACAACCATTCTTGACATTGCAACATGTAAGAGATCATATATGGAGTACTAATGCTGCTGACAATATCCTCACTTTGCTTCCTTCAGAAACTTCTAATCATGTCATGGTTCTACATTATGGTAGAAGTGCCGCTCAAAATTAA